A window of Odocoileus virginianus isolate 20LAN1187 ecotype Illinois chromosome 3, Ovbor_1.2, whole genome shotgun sequence genomic DNA:
TTAAActttgctttctgattttttctCTTGTGCCCAGGCGACCACCTCCATCGGCTCCTGCCCGGCCTTTCTTCTGAGCTTCGTGGGAGACCCCTCCCGCCTGCCCGGCTGCCCTTGGGGGCAGGACTGTCCTGGCTGGTGTCCCTGAGCCCCAATCACCAggcactgtgatttttttctgacCATAATTTATTGACTCTGGTGCCCAGACCACCCTTTGTTCCAGGAGGCTCCCGTGCAGGCTTGAACTGGGCCATTCCTTGGCCCCATCTGGAGCCCCTGcagggagagcaggagggccGGGTGGTCTTGCAGACTCCGCTCCCCGAGTTCTGTAACCAGACCTCACACCCAGCCACTCCCCGCTGGGCCAAGGGGCCAGGCCCCTTCCTGTCAATAAAAGTGACTGttctggcaagaacactgcagcCACGTCTTGTTCCCCCTGGCCCCTGGCACAGCAGGCCACCACAGTAGCAGCACAGGCCTCGGGTGGAGCCACAAGGAGAAGGCAGGCAGGCCTAGGATCCCGCAGCAGTCAGCCCCCTCCTATCGGGacctgactttgaaggccagcggGAAGAGAACAGGGAGTTTGCTTCCTGGGCCCGGTCCAGCACTGCACAGGGCTGGCGCAAACTGGAAGACTGGCTAAGGCACATTACAGTAGGGGACAGAGGCAGGGCCAGAAAACCCCAGGTTGCCTTCGAACCCTGCAGTGCCCCCCATGCACCGTATCTAGGAAAACAGGTGCAGCCCTGAGCCATCCCTCCTGGAGGGACCCACACCTGCAAGCCAGCCGGTGCTCCCCACCCAGGCCTGAAAGGGTGGAGACACGGCAGGTGCCCCACCTCAGGGCTGGAACTACACAGCCTCCCCTTGGGTAGGAAACTGAGTTGGGGAAGGGACGCCTCTAAGTCTCACATGCATGCGCCCTgctgcccctcctctcccctgtTCTTCCACAGCAGCAGGCTACGTAGGCACAGGCCGCTTGTCCTGAAAGAAGCGCTTGAGCGTGCAGACTTGCAGCACGGCCACAAGCAGCAGCACGGCCACGTTCACGGCCGACCAGAAGTTGACCCGCTCCAGGTTGCCTTCTTGCAGGTTACGGTCACGTGCCTCAAAGGCTCGCAGCAGAGTCAGCACTTGGATGCTGCGCTCCAGCCGGGTCCTCATGGTCTCGATGGACTCCTGTGGCAGAGAGGGGAAAGGCAAGGCTTTGTCCTGCAAGATGGGAGTGAGGGTTCGTttgtgggggagagagggagagagctgaGAGCACAGATTCAGTGGCCAGGCTGCCTGAGCCTCAAGCCCTTTGCCATTCACTGGCTGTGTTACCATGAGCAAGTAagcaacctctctgggcctcagtttcctcctccgaATTAAACCTCAGGGTTGTAGGAAATGAATGCCCAATTAGGTATAAAGAGCATACTAATTAGTAATTAATAAAAAGCAGTAGGTGACGCCATACTGCTTGGGTTCAAATACTGGCTCTGttgctggctgtgtggccttaggAGAATTACTTAGCCATCCTGTTCATCAGTTTccccaactgtaaaatgggagatAATTAGAGTACACTCCCTAtatatagagggcttccctggtggctcagatggtaaagaatctgcttgcaatgtgggagaactgggttcgatccctggtctggaagatcccctggagaagggaatctaaTCTAatacctaatccagtattcttccctacaTATACAGTGGTTATGGAGACTTCAAGAGATATTTAAGCCCTTAAACCTTAGAACAAAGTTTATACCTAGAAATGTTCTACTGTTATTAGGTTGGGGGCACCAGTatgtagggggcttcccaggtgaggctagtggtaaagaacctgcctgccagtgcaggagacataagagaagtgggttcggtccctgggttgggaagatcccctggagaagggcacagtaacccattccagtatttttgcctggagagtcccatggacagaggagcctggtgggctacagtccacagggtcacaaagagttggatatgataggagtgaagcaatttagcatgcaggcACCAATATGGAGGAAAAGCGGGGTCAGGCCCAGGCAGACCCCAGCCAAGGTGAGAGGGCAGGGAGCAATGCCAGAGATCTGGAAGGAGTGGCCCCAGCTCTCCTGGGCGCACCTTGATGTCCTCCATCTTGACATCCAGAATCTCCTCAGGCTCCACAGCCTCTGCCCAGCCCTCGACCTCCTCCTCATCCTGCAGGCTGTCAAAGATGAGTTCAAAGAACACCAGCTTCTCCGAGATGGTGCTGAAGGAGTTGTCAAAGCACAGCTTGTAGTCGCCGGCCTCCGTGGGCTCCACCCtgggcacacagacacacaggaccCTGAGTGGCCGACCAGCAGGCAGGGTGGTAACCCGAGGCCGCCGGCGAGGGCAGGGCTGTAACTGAACCCGGACAG
This region includes:
- the TMED1 gene encoding transmembrane emp24 domain-containing protein 1, translated to MMAAGAALGLALWLLLPPLGVGGAGPPPIQDGEFTFLLPAGRKQCFYQSAPANASLETEYQVIGGAGLDVDFSLESPQGVLLVSESRKADGVHTVEPTEAGDYKLCFDNSFSTISEKLVFFELIFDSLQDEEEVEGWAEAVEPEEILDVKMEDIKESIETMRTRLERSIQVLTLLRAFEARDRNLQEGNLERVNFWSAVNVAVLLLVAVLQVCTLKRFFQDKRPVPT